The following are from one region of the Flavobacteriaceae bacterium UJ101 genome:
- the fadA|fadI gene encoding acetyl-CoA C-acyltransferase (Involved in the degradation of long-chain fatty acids. Belongs to the thiolase family.; KEGG: gfo:GFO_1045 acetyl-CoA acyltransferase): MKTAYIVKGYRSAVAKAPKGSLRFVHPNDLAADVIKKLISELPEGFDKSKIEDVVVGNAMPEAEQGLNIARLISLMGLEIDTVPGVTVNRFCASGSEAIAIAASKVVSGMADCVLAGGVESMSSVPMTGNKPALDYTVAKSHSDYYFGMGLTAEEVAKRFNVSREDQDAFALKSHEKALKALETGRFKNQIAPIEVERTYLKGGKKVTETKVFDTDEGPRAGSSMETLAKLRPVFAAGGSVTAANSSQMSDGAAFVLVCSEEFVKEHNLKPEAKLLAYAAAGLEPKIMGMGPIYAVPKALKQAGLELKDIDLIELNEAFASQSLAVIRELGLDESKVNVNGGAIALGHPLGCTGTKLTVQLLDEMRQRGDKYGMVTMCVGTGQGAASIFELID, translated from the coding sequence GTGAAAACAGCATATATAGTAAAAGGATATCGTTCAGCAGTAGCTAAAGCTCCAAAAGGATCTTTACGATTTGTACACCCGAACGATTTAGCTGCTGATGTAATTAAAAAATTAATCAGTGAGCTGCCAGAAGGTTTTGACAAATCTAAAATAGAAGATGTTGTCGTAGGAAATGCGATGCCAGAAGCAGAACAAGGTTTAAATATTGCCCGTTTAATTTCTTTAATGGGATTAGAAATAGATACAGTACCCGGTGTAACTGTAAATCGTTTTTGTGCCTCAGGTTCAGAAGCTATTGCAATTGCAGCTTCAAAAGTAGTATCTGGAATGGCTGACTGTGTTTTAGCAGGAGGTGTAGAAAGTATGTCTTCTGTTCCCATGACAGGAAATAAACCCGCATTAGATTATACGGTTGCCAAATCACATTCTGATTATTATTTTGGAATGGGGTTAACAGCCGAAGAAGTAGCAAAACGTTTTAATGTTTCGAGAGAAGATCAAGATGCATTTGCTTTAAAATCACATGAAAAAGCATTAAAAGCATTAGAAACAGGACGTTTTAAAAATCAAATAGCTCCGATTGAAGTAGAAAGAACGTATCTGAAAGGAGGTAAGAAAGTAACGGAAACGAAAGTATTTGATACTGACGAAGGACCTCGTGCAGGATCATCTATGGAAACCTTAGCAAAATTGAGACCTGTTTTTGCCGCAGGAGGTTCTGTTACAGCAGCCAATTCATCACAAATGTCAGATGGAGCAGCTTTTGTTTTAGTTTGTTCTGAAGAATTTGTTAAAGAACATAATTTAAAACCAGAAGCTAAATTATTAGCTTATGCTGCAGCAGGTTTAGAGCCTAAAATAATGGGGATGGGACCAATTTATGCAGTTCCTAAAGCATTAAAACAAGCAGGTTTAGAACTAAAGGATATCGATTTAATAGAATTGAATGAAGCTTTTGCATCACAATCGTTAGCTGTAATACGTGAATTAGGCTTAGATGAATCAAAAGTGAATGTGAATGGAGGAGCCATTGCGCTAGGACACCCATTAGGTTGTACAGGAACAAAATTGACTGTACAATTATTGGATGAGATGAGACAACGTGGAGATAAATATGGTATGGTAACCATGTGTGTAGGAACAGGGCAAGGAGCTGCTTCTATTTTTGAATTAATTGATTAA
- the fadN gene encoding 3-hydroxyacyl-CoA dehydrogenase (Involved in the degradation of long-chain fatty acids. Belongs to the 3-hydroxyacyl-CoA dehydrogenase family.; KEGG: rxy:Rxyl_2057 3-hydroxyacyl-CoA dehydrogenase), with protein sequence MRRIRKVAVVGSGIMGTGIACHFANIGVEVLLLDILPKEPSAKQKAQGLTLDHPQVRNLIASDNLQKALKSNPSPIYDKKFASRITVGNLEDDLSKIKEVDWIIEVVVERLDIKKLVFGNIEKHRKPGTLISSNTSGIPINLMLEDRSEDFKKHFCGTHFFNPARYLKLLEIIPTKETSQEVIDFHMSYGSKFLGKTTVLCKDTPAFIGNRIGIFGIMHLFNSVKELGLTVSEVDKLTGPVIGRPKSATFRTADVVGLDTLVHVANGLYEAAPNDEMHETFALPDYLQKLLDNGWLGSKSGQGFYKKSKDEKGKKVILELNLDTLEYQPSKKASFPTLELTKTIDEVKDRYKVLVGGKDKAGEFYRKSFSGLFAYASNRIPEISDDYYKIDDAMQGGFGWKHGPFEIWDAIGLKKGLELSKAEGFKPAQWIEEMAAAGVDSFYQVNEAGNKCYYNLEKKAFVEIPGQENFIILENIREAKTIWSNSGANIIDLGDGILNLEFRSKMNSLGGEVLQAMNKAIDLAEESYKGLVIANEGDNFSVGANLGMIFMMAVEQEYDELNFAVKSFQDTMMRLRYSSIPVIAAPHNMALGGGCETCLHVDKVVAHAELYMGLVEFGVGVIPGGGGSKEMALRALEDAEKGDVELNRLQEAFLNIGMAKVATSAYEAMNMKYLKKGRDVIVVNRAEQILIAKKHALLMYEQGYTQPPKMSGKVLGKQALAMFRVGVDSMEDGRFISEHDNKIAQKLGNVMSGGDLSEATVVSEQYLLDLERQAFVELCAEKKTLERIQHMLTKGKPLRN encoded by the coding sequence ATGAGAAGAATTCGTAAAGTTGCAGTAGTCGGTTCTGGTATTATGGGTACAGGTATAGCCTGCCATTTTGCTAATATTGGAGTAGAAGTCTTATTACTAGATATTTTACCAAAAGAGCCTTCAGCTAAACAAAAAGCACAAGGATTAACCTTAGATCATCCACAGGTGCGTAATTTAATTGCATCTGATAATTTACAAAAAGCATTAAAATCTAATCCATCACCTATTTATGATAAAAAATTTGCTAGTCGGATTACGGTTGGGAATTTAGAAGATGATTTATCTAAAATAAAAGAAGTTGATTGGATTATTGAAGTAGTTGTAGAACGATTAGATATCAAGAAACTTGTGTTTGGTAATATTGAAAAACACCGTAAACCAGGAACTTTGATTTCTTCTAATACATCAGGAATACCTATTAATTTAATGCTTGAAGATCGTTCAGAGGATTTTAAAAAGCATTTTTGTGGGACTCATTTCTTTAACCCAGCTCGTTATTTGAAGTTATTGGAAATTATTCCTACTAAAGAAACATCTCAAGAAGTGATTGATTTTCATATGAGTTACGGTTCGAAGTTTTTAGGTAAAACGACTGTTTTATGTAAAGATACTCCCGCTTTTATAGGAAATCGTATTGGAATTTTTGGAATCATGCACCTATTTAATTCAGTAAAGGAATTAGGGTTAACAGTTTCTGAAGTTGATAAATTAACAGGGCCTGTGATTGGGCGTCCAAAATCAGCAACTTTCCGTACTGCAGACGTAGTAGGGTTGGATACATTAGTACATGTTGCAAATGGTTTATATGAGGCAGCTCCAAATGATGAAATGCATGAAACATTTGCTTTACCAGACTATCTTCAGAAATTATTAGATAATGGTTGGTTAGGATCAAAATCAGGACAGGGATTTTATAAAAAGTCGAAAGACGAAAAAGGTAAAAAAGTAATCTTAGAATTAAATTTAGATACTTTAGAATATCAACCTTCTAAAAAAGCTTCGTTCCCAACACTGGAATTAACTAAAACAATTGATGAAGTTAAAGATCGTTATAAAGTTTTAGTTGGAGGAAAAGATAAAGCAGGTGAGTTTTATAGAAAATCCTTTTCAGGATTATTTGCTTATGCTTCGAATCGTATTCCAGAGATTTCTGATGATTATTATAAAATTGATGATGCCATGCAAGGTGGATTTGGTTGGAAACATGGACCATTTGAAATTTGGGATGCTATTGGGTTGAAAAAAGGATTGGAATTGTCAAAAGCTGAAGGTTTTAAACCCGCTCAATGGATTGAAGAAATGGCAGCTGCTGGTGTAGATTCTTTTTATCAAGTAAACGAAGCAGGAAATAAATGCTATTATAATTTAGAGAAAAAAGCCTTTGTAGAAATTCCAGGACAAGAAAACTTTATCATTTTAGAGAATATCCGTGAAGCAAAAACGATTTGGAGTAATTCAGGAGCGAATATTATCGATTTAGGAGATGGAATTTTAAATTTAGAATTCCGTTCTAAAATGAATTCATTAGGAGGAGAAGTACTTCAGGCGATGAATAAAGCAATTGATTTAGCAGAAGAAAGTTATAAAGGATTAGTTATCGCTAACGAAGGAGATAATTTTTCAGTTGGAGCCAATTTAGGAATGATCTTTATGATGGCGGTTGAGCAAGAATATGATGAATTAAACTTTGCAGTAAAATCATTCCAAGATACGATGATGCGTTTACGCTATTCTTCAATTCCAGTAATTGCTGCACCTCATAATATGGCATTAGGAGGAGGTTGCGAAACGTGTCTTCATGTAGATAAAGTAGTAGCTCATGCAGAATTGTATATGGGATTAGTTGAATTTGGAGTTGGAGTGATCCCTGGTGGTGGTGGATCTAAGGAAATGGCATTACGTGCTTTAGAAGATGCTGAAAAAGGAGATGTAGAGTTAAATCGCTTACAAGAAGCCTTTTTAAATATAGGAATGGCAAAAGTAGCAACGTCTGCTTATGAAGCTATGAATATGAAATATTTGAAAAAAGGACGTGATGTGATCGTAGTGAATAGAGCAGAGCAGATTTTGATTGCTAAAAAACATGCTTTATTAATGTATGAACAGGGCTATACACAACCTCCTAAGATGTCAGGAAAAGTTTTAGGTAAACAAGCTTTAGCTATGTTTAGAGTAGGAGTGGATAGTATGGAAGATGGACGCTTCATTTCAGAACATGATAATAAAATTGCTCAGAAGTTAGGAAATGTAATGTCAGGAGGTGATTTATCAGAAGCAACTGTTGTTTCAGAGCAGTATTTATTAGATTTAGAAAGACAGGCTTTTGTAGAGTTATGTGCTGAAAAGAAAACATTAGAACGAATTCAGCATATGTTAACGAAAGGAAAACCATTACGTAACTAA